In one window of Chloroflexota bacterium DNA:
- a CDS encoding pyridoxal-phosphate dependent enzyme, with translation MITLKDIQLAQTRIRGIAVRTPLLAYPGSAPNRSLFLKPENLQPMGAFKLRGAYNAIASLTPAERERGVVTHSSGNHAQAVAYAARALGVKAIIVIPSNAPKIKIDKTKGYGAEVVLVGNSSEERLAKFESLAKERNLVPVPPYDDERVMAGQGTIGLEILEDLPDAELALVPVSGGGLISGIAAALKLSRSNIKVIGVEPELAADAQESLRSGTLTGYTAEQVSRTIADGLRVQKLGALTWPHIQAYVDDIVTVSEDEIRNAMRTLAFEARLVAEPSGAVPFAAWLYRQNELPAARQTVAVISGGNVEPQVLAQVLA, from the coding sequence ATGATCACCCTCAAAGACATCCAACTCGCCCAAACCAGAATCCGGGGCATTGCCGTGCGAACGCCCCTGCTGGCCTACCCGGGTTCTGCCCCCAACCGTTCCCTCTTCCTCAAGCCCGAAAACCTGCAACCGATGGGCGCGTTCAAATTGCGCGGCGCTTATAATGCCATCGCCAGCCTCACCCCGGCGGAGCGTGAGCGCGGTGTGGTCACCCACTCCAGCGGCAACCACGCTCAGGCGGTGGCTTACGCGGCGCGGGCGCTCGGCGTCAAAGCCATCATCGTCATTCCGAGCAACGCGCCCAAAATTAAAATTGACAAGACAAAGGGCTACGGTGCAGAAGTGGTGCTGGTGGGCAACAGCAGTGAAGAACGCCTCGCCAAATTTGAATCGCTGGCGAAGGAGCGCAACCTGGTTCCGGTTCCACCTTACGACGACGAGCGGGTGATGGCCGGGCAGGGCACGATTGGTTTGGAGATTCTTGAGGATTTGCCGGACGCCGAGTTGGCCCTGGTTCCGGTCAGCGGCGGCGGATTGATCTCCGGGATAGCCGCCGCCTTGAAGTTGAGCCGATCCAATATCAAAGTGATCGGCGTCGAGCCGGAACTGGCCGCCGACGCGCAGGAAAGTTTGCGGAGTGGCACGCTCACCGGCTACACCGCCGAGCAGGTCTCGCGCACCATCGCCGACGGTTTGCGGGTGCAGAAACTCGGCGCGCTCACCTGGCCGCACATTCAAGCTTACGTGGACGATATTGTGACCGTGAGCGAAGACGAAATTCGGAATGCCATGCGAACCCTGGCCTTCGAAGCGCGGCTGGTGGCCGAGCCGAGCGGCGCTGTCCCCTTTGCCGCCTGGCTCTATCGTCAAAACGAACTGCCCGCCGCGCGCCAGACTGTCGCCGTCATCAGCGGCGGCAACGTCGAGCCGCAAGTGTTGGCTCAGGTGTTGGCCTGA
- a CDS encoding HigA family addiction module antidote protein, whose product MAERKLSPIHPGEILLEEFLKPLNISQYRLAKDINVPSRRINEIVLGKRSISPNTALRLSRYFGLSDRFWINLQARYDLEIEKDKLAGRLEREVHVYMAA is encoded by the coding sequence TTGGCCGAACGAAAGCTATCTCCAATTCATCCCGGTGAAATTCTCCTCGAAGAATTTCTAAAACCACTGAATATCAGCCAATATCGGCTCGCCAAAGATATCAATGTGCCATCTCGCCGGATCAACGAGATAGTTTTGGGCAAGCGTTCTATTAGTCCGAATACTGCCCTTCGGCTATCGCGTTACTTCGGCCTTTCTGATCGCTTCTGGATAAATCTTCAGGCCCGTTACGATCTTGAAATCGAGAAGGACAAACTGGCCGGCCGGTTAGAGCGCGAAGTCCACGTGTATATGGCGGCCTAA
- a CDS encoding type II toxin-antitoxin system PemK/MazF family toxin produces MKHASSIHCDELVSLPKSVLTNFIGTLPPHKIDELNQALRVALDIPD; encoded by the coding sequence ATGAAGCACGCCAGTAGCATTCACTGCGACGAACTGGTGAGTCTGCCTAAATCTGTCTTGACCAACTTCATCGGCACGCTCCCACCACACAAAATTGACGAACTCAATCAAGCACTGCGTGTTGCGCTAGACATCCCGGATTAA
- a CDS encoding ribbon-helix-helix protein, CopG family, with amino-acid sequence MKVRTYITLPQDLLRVIDKRAKLYGNRSVFIEQAVRAFIAQLIREEQNARDLEIINRRADYLNQEAADVLAYQVA; translated from the coding sequence ATGAAAGTCAGAACCTACATCACTCTCCCTCAGGACCTGCTCAGAGTCATTGATAAGCGAGCCAAGCTTTATGGAAACCGCTCGGTGTTCATCGAACAAGCAGTGCGGGCCTTCATTGCTCAACTGATTCGGGAAGAGCAAAACGCCAGAGACCTTGAGATCATCAACCGGCGGGCCGACTATCTCAATCAGGAAGCGGCAGACGTTCTCGCTTATCAGGTTGCGTAA